A window of Fusarium musae strain F31 chromosome 1, whole genome shotgun sequence genomic DNA:
ATATGTGATGATGGACTCACTGCCAAGTGCACGGCTGCTCCCGAAGCCTCTCAAACTTCTTTCGTTGATTGCACTGACGGGGACGAGGTGCCAAATGGCCTTGCAAGAGATTTGTAAGTGACGACTTCCATTCCTTTCATTTCCCTGCTAGTACGTCATGCCTTTTCGCTTCTCGGAGTTTACTAACAGGGCGTTCAATATAGTTGGTATAAGCGTCTATCTTGCGACTATAACTGAGTTCCTGGTTGCCATATGTTCTTATTCTCAACTGCCTGTCTTTAATCCTGTCTGACCTCGCGATCAATGACGGGTACATGTTTAGAAGTTTTACTTCGGAGCTTTCAGTTTAATAGATAATCAAGCGTAGATATATTGGTCTGGAAGAAATAAACATTCGTGATATGTCATTTCACCTTGATTTTGTTTCTGCTGTGTCCGTGTCACCTCAGTTACCTAGCCTTGATTAGTACTTAATATAGGCCTTTCCTCCTATCCGGTAAAGTTTTGTCCAAACGTGGGCATGATGCCATAGATATTGCAATGCAATTCACGAGGTCTACTACTTCTCAAAAGCTTGATAAATAGCCTTTCCATAAGCCTCAGCCCGATCACTACTAACAAGTCCACCACCCATCTTATTCACAGCATAAGCAATCGTCATGTCCAGACCAGCATATGTAAGAAGGCCTATGACTTCAACGGCCTCTCCGGCAACGTTACATTGTATCACCCTCGCTGTGGCCCAAATTtggagcttcaagaagaggcCAGTCCCCGCCgatgtcatcgtcatccctCGACGTCTCCCCTGGTATAGGTGACAGCAGGGGTATTAGCACTGTGATACCAGTAACAGAGGCTTGATAATCAAGCAACTCTCATACCAGAAAGAGCCTTTACTTCAGGAAGAGAACTGTGTAAGCCATATGTGGTGCGGTGGGCATTTGCTCGGAAGGCCTACGCTTATCTCGTTGTAACCTGGGATATCAGAAGCTACAGGACTGTTATCGGAACATCTCTTTCCACCACTAAAGGTTTCtcataaatattttaatactgGTCCCATGTCTTCCATACATCGTTTCCTTTGCAAAAGGTCCTGCTCTACCAATAGGCACAGGCATTGCCACAAGAAGCAGCTGCATAAGTCGGCCGATCCCCGCAGCTCGTCATAATAGCTCGTATCAAGATGTCGGCCGATCCAAGCAATGAGCGGATCAAAAGATGACATTTTGACGCAATACGACGCAGATAACATTAGTAATGACTTACTTAAGCACCTGAAGTTCCTGAACGGCAAGTCAGTGTCCGCAGCAGCCGCCAGTATAGACACGgtagctaaaattataaattggGCGTCGCCCTCGACTCAACTTCGAACTTGGGCAACTATTACCTTTCATATAAATCAGATCTTCTCAAAAGAACAAATCATGAGATACAGTCTTATCATTCTCGCTGGCATTGCTGCAGTCCAAGCCGCTGTTGCAGCACCCCCAGTAGACGGCCATCTTTCGGCTCGCGATCGTACAGTTGCTGTAAGTGCTCTAGCTTCGAGATTCAAGGCGCTTGGTACATTCTGACACAGCAGTGCACAGCGTGCTGAGCTGAACAGCCCCGGTGGAAAGGATTGGAAACGTGCTGAGGTGGACAGCCCCGGTGGAAAGGATTGGAAACGTGCTGAGGTGGAAAGCCCCGGTGGAAAGGATTGGAAACGTGCTGAGGTGGAAAGCCCCGGTGGAAAGGACTGGTAAGTCATATATAGAAGGTCTAGCAGTACTGTTTAGTATGGAGACAGTGGGGTCACGCAATGCAGGTGAGAGAGCTCTGTTTCGTGCATGAATATTAACAATATTGTTTTCTTTACCTATGTCATCTTAGGCGCCTCCCTCGATTACTTGAACAGGGACCTGCTAGGTCTTGGATATACCTTACTTTGTTTGTTTGAGAGATCACGATACCAGCCCCCTGAGTATGTTTCTTCACATAATGTCGGAACCCAATACAGTGCCAGAGGTGTGCCCATCGGCCATACTATATTTCTCTTTGAGATTAAAGGGCCACAAAAGACGCAGGTTGCAAGCGAAGAGACAATGGAATTTCGTCCACGGAGTTCTGTGATCCGGAGTATATTAAACATGAGCTCCATTGTTCGTAGGCCTGACCAGCGAGTTTACCAAATAAGAATTTACTGCTGTTGCAGCTGCTGAATAGCCGGTCTCTGTTCAATCTTCTTTTTCCAGGCCGCCAGGGCAGGGAATGCAGCCAGGTCCAACCCCATATAAGTCAACCACCTGACAGTAGCCCAGAGATGCGTGTCAACAATCGAGTACCAGTCCCCAAGGATATAATCCTGGTCATATAGAGAATTATCCAGAATGCGAACTTTCTCATTAAGCTCGTTTACTGCCTTATCCAACTGAGCCTTCAGGAAGGCAAAAGTTAGCAATTTTTTCTCGAGTGCTTGTGGAAAGGCTGGTAACAAATTTAAATGCAAACCTTTGACTTGGAAGCCTGACTTTCTCCAAGTGCAATGCCTTTCTTCCCAAGTTCAGTGCTTGACCAGACAATCCACGTCATAGCCTTTCCACGGGAGGTGCCGGGAGGGGGATAGAGCACAGGcgcttctttattattaggaGGACGCTCCACTCCAAAGGTTTCACCGAGGTACATAGTGATAGCAGAAGCTTCCCAAATGCTTACGCCATCGTGGACTATAGCCGGAACAAGTCCATTAGGGTTTACACCCTTAAGATACTCAGGGGTGCGGCTTTCTCCCTTTTGGAGGTCAACCTCAATTCTCTCCGCGATAGGCTCAGACAATCCATGTTCCAGCTCAGCTAGGACCGCGACGGTTATATCAGCTGTTGAGTATGTTTTGTAGTAGAACTTGAGACTCATTGTCAACCGGATGGATGTAGTATTAGAAGAGACGGAAGATCGAAAGCTGTGACATGGTCAATTCTCAAGATGGAATGTCCCAGATGTTTATACTCCAAGAGAGTATCAAGGCTGTGATGAACAGTGAATACTCTCATAGCGCAGAGGAGACTGCATTCACGGCTCCTCACACTTTCAGCTCCTGCGGGGTACGGTGGGTCGGCAAACTGTAGAATGCTACACTTCGATGACAGGCTATTGGACATTAAAATGAGAAGATCAATTAGTGCAAACTTACGGGCGAGATAAACGCTATGACCTCTCTAGTTGGCACATAGGAACAAGGACATGTCATTATTAGGATAATTGGGTACGCAATGACAGTTACATGATCACCAAGGGTTCAGAACTCACGAGGAATCAATCAGCTAGATGAGCCCAAACAGCACTGACATAGTAAGACATGCGACCGAGCAGCTCCTCCTTGATGGCCTCCGCCACGACAGGGTCCCTACCAAGGAGATAATCCCCGAGATTTGTCAGATTCCATGGCAGCCTTGGCACCCAGTCTGTATGCCAGCCCAATCTCTCAAGACAAGTCAATGTGGAGGCGAACCATAGGTGGAGTGAAGGGAGGCAGTTCAGCTCTCATCCTAATATCTCAATCTTGGTGATATTCATCTGGCTTGCAATTCAGGTAGGTTTCATAAAGAAGAAACACTACGGATGAGAGAAAAGAGTGCTCTACTGCTAGCCAGTTCTGCTTCTGGTTTATAAACTCAATGCTGAGGAGAATGGTGATGACTTTGGCAGTCGGTCCACGAAGATGGTGAAACGATATAGTATAGGGTACTTCCTGTCTGTGACCTATTGGACTTGGGACGAGTATAAATACCTTGAACGGGACACTAAGTGCAACTAGCAGTACGTCATTGTCATGATTTTATTGGGAATTTCTTGAAACCGGAGCCAATTATGGATATCGCGCAGTGTCACTCGAGACAAGCAAAGATAGGCAAGAAAAAGTTCGTAGATTGTTGGTTTACCATCTCGTTAGTTAGCAAAATGGACTATATACGATCTGATTTAGATTCGCCGTCATCAGCTGACTTGTCCGCAACACAGCATGAGACTCCGCGCCTTTTCAACGCCTCATTATATGCCCGAGTTCTAGCTCTGTCCTCCTCTGTAGGTTTCCTAGGAATATCCTCCGCGTTGGGATTAAACATATCCTGGCGGGATACACTCCGGCCATCGGCAGTGAGGAATCTTTCGGGCATTGGCAAACCATCGTAGTACTCTCTGATCTGCGCTGGATTGAGGCCAACGGCGTCAAGAACATTCCGTTCAGCGTCAAACGCACGAAGGACACCATCAAAGCCCAGTGCACTTATGCCATGTCCGTCTGGATCTCTCTTCATCGAGGATCGTATATCGCGCAGTGACATGTTATCGCTCATTGGTTTTCGATCTGTGAGGACTTGAGCCTAGAGTCGGTTAATGAATTCTGAGTGCGATGAAAACTCGGAGAGATCGACGAACATCCTCTTGCAGCTTTTCTGTCATGTTGCCAGGGAGCTGTTGGACGTGGTTGAAGATTGGAACAAACTGCAAGGACGCAGGTGAAATGTGTAGTAATGGTTGAAGTAGTCAGACGGACCATGCAGTGCATGGGTAACAGACACCTATATACGAACCAACAGAACGACCTCGCCTGGAAGTCTCCGCAAGGCAGCAGCGGTGGAGTGCGGCGCAGTGTCTCCATCAGTGCAGATCAAAAGTCCCTCCCAACAACGCTAGAGACAATTCGGAATCTTCCTCTTTTAGATTAATTGCTAGGAAGTAACCATGCATCGCGAGGATCATTCAGCTGTGCAGCTGTATTGTACGAGACGTAGCTACCAGGACTAGCATAGACCCTTATTAAATTCATCTCTCACTTCTCAAGGGCCTGATAAATTGTCTTTCCATAGGCCGCAGCCAGATCACTACTGTCAAGTCCACCCGCCATCTTATTCATAGCATACGCAATCGTCATACGCCTATCCAGATCCATGATGATAATCGAACCGCCCCAGCCGGACCAGTAACAGACATTGCCCTCTGGAACCCAGGGTAGTGCTGGTGAAGGCGCCAGTCCAAAACCAATGCCGAATCTCAACGACGACCCAAGAACCAAGTCCGTTCCACTGGCCTGTTCCTGGAAAATCAACTTGATCGTATCTTCTGACAGCAACTTCTTGCCTTGGCTCGAGCCACCTAGGGTGATTGCAGAGAGAATACGCGCCATAGAGCGGGAGTTGCCATGGCCGTTGGAGCCGCCTAGCTCAGCTTGCCTCCAAGGCCCGGTGTTCGCAAAGCTGGGGTCAAATGGCGGGTTGAGTAGCGTCTTGGCTCGCGCAGATCCCTCTTCAAACTCTGGCATAACTCCCGTCGGAGGCGGGGGAATGAGAGGAGAAATGCGGTCCCAGGTGTTCTCGGCTGCGCCGATCTGAAAGTCTGCATCCAAAACACCTGCGATCTCAGTGTCCACAAACTCGCGTAGCGACTTGCCAGAAACACGCTTGATCAGTTCTCCGAGAAGATGTCCGAAACACACTGCCTGATAGCCGGATGCCGTCCCGGGAGTCCACCACGGAGCCTGACGGGCTAGCATTGCAGCCGCTTTGTCAGTATCGTACACGTCTTCAACTGATACCGGTTCTTCCCAGCCTGAGACACCAGACGTATGACTCAGCAAATGCCTGACCAGAACGTCCTGTTTGCCATTTTGCGCAAACTCAGGCCAGTAGTGTGAGACGCGCTCGTTGACGTCGATCAATCCTCTGTCGACGAGCATGAGGACTGCAAGACTGGTGATTGTCTTTGTGCACGAAAACACATTGACGATGGTATCTTTTTCCCATGGCTTGGTTCGCTCCTTGTCGGCGTATCCGCCCCAGATGTCCACCACTTCTTTGCCATCGATGTCAATGGTGATCGAGGCACCAACCTCTTCGCCTGATTTGATGTACTTGTCAAGGAGAGAGCGGACTCCCTGGAATTTCGGGTCACATGTGCCGTGAATCTCAGTCATGTTTGCTGTAAAACTATGGTCAGGTTGTGTTGGGACCTTGTTGcgtccttgacagcctcttTATACCTGTTGTCTCTGTCAGCATGCCGAGGTATACTCCGTATGGATACCGTGGTCGCTCGGGTTGTGGGGAAGCTAGTCGAGAAAGCGGGGCACACTCAGCTAAATGCGGATGTCATGTTTTAGTTGTTTCACTCTGGTCAGGCTCACAAGCGAAGAACAATATGCCTAGTCTTCATATTGCCATGCCTGCAACCTAGTACCAAGCAAGTGCTGTGTAATACAGATCTCGCTTCAAAAAGACACTCAACAAGTCTACATGTAAACGCTTGATTCTCGGTGGCAAGGCAGTCCAAGGCAATCAGATCTTGGCATGGCGTTATGACTAGTACCCAACGATGTCAGTTATCAAGTGCATGCCTTGTATCTATGATCAAGAGAGGAGCTGTCTTACTCTGGCTAACTTTCACTGGTCAAACCTCTGAGTCATCTCGCTTAAGTAGCTGAGCTCGTTTAGATTATCGTAGGAACGATGATTGCCTTGATTGAAATCCTTGTCAGAGCTGAATTCAACCAAACTACTTGACAGCGATGGAATGTCTCCGATTGGCCAAGTCAAAGAGGAACGAATGTTTGCAGGATCAGAGAAAACCTTATCTGTCAGGACAATCACTCGAATTAATCGGAAGATGGGTCAAAATGTCAAATCGTAGCTAAGCCTCTGGTGACATATTCGCTGTAGGTTAAGCTCTGTATATTTGTACGCCAGTAGCATGCTACAAGGTAATCTAACTGAGCAAAAGCCATTTCAACCATGGTTCTCTGGATTGCTTTGCCGGTTAACTCACTGCGCGAGACAGGCCAACGCTAGGGTGAATTTTTGTTGAAGTGGCTAGCTAGGTGAGGGTGAATCCCTTGATCACAGATTAGATCTCTCCACAATGACTGACGTCATTACCAGTGCCTTCAGCTGCCACTGGCGGCCGGGGCTTTAGTTCATCCTTGCCTAACAAGGTCAAATGCCGACAGTGGTAACAGATTCAGTGCAGAGCTATAACGCAGTCAACAATGAGATCGAGCTTTTGTAGATGTATAGCGACGAAAGTATCCATCTCGCATCACCTTTGATGAATGCACAGTGGCCGGAACCTGATACGCGAAGATATGCCGATCTGATCGACGTGCAGATCGCGTGCCACGCACTAACGGACATCTGACAAGGCCGACGTCTCTTCTTTGTTCAGGCATCCAAAATCCATGTCAGCAAGAACTGAATGACTGACTGCCTTGATTCTGCTCGAGGTGGGGTAAAACATGCGTTTCCCGGTGGCTGAACAACCCTCCGAAGCATCCGAAACCCAACATGATTCGCCATAAACAGCCCAACCCGCGAATAGCTGAATGTCTTGTGATCTAATAAACTTCCCTGCAACATGCGGGGAGACGCCGCACTTCTATTCCAgcctgttgatgatgccacTTTTCCACCTTTCATCTAGCCCCAACGTCTTTTTTTGCAACTACGATAAACCTTGAATACTAAAGCGGCCATGGCAAAGACAAAATCCAACATTCAACCGTTCTTAGAGGCTATTCGGAATGCAAGACAACTCATCTTTACCGTCATTGTTATCGCCATTTTCGCTATTGCGTGGTTGGTCCAGGGTGGTACGATTGACATGCCAGAATGGACCAAGGACATGCGACATCTTCATGGGGACGACTGGACGAAATATGCAGTGATAATCATAGTCGCTGTTTGTGTGGTTTTTGCGCTCATGATGGCGACGGGTATAGCGTTATTGAGATCCGATAGTGCTCATGGTTATTCCTGAGTTTTCGGATGCTGCGGAGGTAAGCCATCTCTCAAGCGGAGGTGCAAAATAAACAACTGATGGTTACAGACATAGAAGCCATTCCAAGGCGATGAGTATAAGAGACGAATTGATTTATGAGGTTATGGTAGAAATGGATATACACCGAGCGACGCCTTTATGTGATTTTAGGGATATATAGGACTCGACTGCGCAGTAATGATAATGAGATTCCCTATCTAGAAGGATTCAATATCCTCGTCCCCGCCTATTCCTTTTGGCGTGTCTCCCCATATGTCCACTTTGTTCTGCATCCCCTCCCAATTCCTAGCTTTCTCTCTCAGTACCCCTTGAAGCTCATGCAGATACAACACCTTCGCATAATGCAAGAAGTTCCTGTCGTTCCGCTCATACCCTACATTTACATTGGCTCCTCTCTTGATTAGTTCTAACGCAACATCTTCTTGCTGTCGGTGAACGACTTGAGCAAGTGTTGTTTCGTTGCTATCATTCACCTCCTCAAGCATCTGTTCTTTCAGCATAACTTTGCCATGACATCCGAGCTCGGCCGCAAGATCAAGTAGAGTCAAGACAggaaagaaaatataatatgTACTCTCTCCTTTCTGCTTTAGTAGCTACAAGGAACCCTGTCTTATGCCTGCAATTATGCTCTCTCtccgccttcttcttccatcaaAGCCTTCCATTCGGTCTGTTTCGGCCTCCAACCGAGCTCGAGCAGCTTGTCAGGTCTTATTCTTTCACCACAACCCCACATGATGGGACCAAATGGATGGATCTCTCTTGCGGTATCAACTGACACGCTttcaacttctccaagaccCAAGCGCTCACTGACAGCTTTGGCCCTTTCCACCATACTCAGGTCTCCAGTACTAACAAAGTAGTAGCCGTCTTGATTTGTTCCTACTTGTCCTCGTCTCTTGCTCAGTGCCTGATCCATCAGGAACACGACTGCATCTCCTAAATCACTAATGGAGACCCACGACCATGTTGCAGTGCCCTCACCGATTACGAAGGCCCGTCCACGGCTCTTAACAGCGGCATAATAGAACGCCGAATTGCTCTCCTTCTTCAGATGGCCCTTGCCCCGTCCCCACAACTGACCAGGCGAAATCAGCATTGTGCCCACTCCTTTACTAGCACTGTGAGCGATGATGGCTTGGTCAGCACCGGCGTGAATGCGATCCTTCGGCACGTTCAGTATTGCATGCCCGTCCAATATATCGCTCCAAGGACGGCTGCTTTCATTCAGATTTCCAGTGATGGGACTCGAGAAGTCAATAAGACTTCGTGGGCCGGTTAGGCTGATCAGCCGTGGCATGGGCGATCCATCGGTGACACGGGATGATAATCCATCTATCATCGCACAAACAGCAGGGACATTGTCTCCTCCAGCATGGATGACGAAGTCGGCCTCTTCTGCCGTGGATGTGAGGAGAGAAAGCGAGGAAAGGTCGCCGATGATGGGGGTGAGATTTGGATAGACCGATTGGAGTTCTTTAGCGGACTTCTCCTCACGGATCAAAGCTTTGACGCAAACATTAGGATGTGCCTTCAAAAGACAGGATAGGATAGTGCCGCCGACGAATCCGGTTACACCAGTGATAAAAACACAGCGTAAGGTGGCCGTTCTTTGAGAATTAGactccaaactcatcattGCGAATGAATATCAAGATAGGGATAGTAAATAGTCAGGTTCCGTATAGAGAAAGAAGTATTAAGGGCACTTTTATTCTGTTGTGTGGTGCTCTTCACTGTGATGAAACACCATATCCCAAGGCATAGGACTTAAGAAAGGTGATTGTTTATGCTCTCTCACCATCTATTATATCCCGCAAACTCATAGTCACGATATCTTAATGACTAAGCTATGACGAGCCTATCGCTGCATCACTTAATTCGTATGCCTGAGGCGTGTCAGCGGTTAAATCGGATAGACCATTGGCCCGTCTGACTGAGCAAAGTTAGACAGCCTGCGGTCAGCAGTCAAATCACGTGGTTACATAAGTGTTACAGATATGCTAGTCACCGTACAATATATAAGCAGTCTATATTCTTTTTGGCGCTGCGTTCAGTGCTGTCAGACTCTTTGTTTCATCCTCTGAGCATACTAAAAATCTCCGAGTTGTGGAGGCCTGCAAGACCTTTATACTCCACAACAGGCCTAGTAGGGAATAGTTTTAAGCCATGAAAATACGGACCACAGCTTTTAGAAACTACAATGGGGTTGGCAATGTGAGATTTGAGAATGAAATGGAGTCGAGATCTTATGACAATGTGCAAgtgtgttgagcttgataccTGGAGTTGTTGCTAACGTCTGCGGCTTTCAGATCGTGGAGAGGCCGCCAATCATGGAATCGTGACCGCTCCTTATATAAGTCCATCAGGCTCTATCGAAACATTCTTCTAACTACGCATGCCTATTTGACCCCAGGCCTAAAACCAGAAGCCATATTTATGCGACATTTCTTGACTACTTTCTGGTCGTGGATGGCAAAACCTACAACCACGTGTCAGCAGAGAACATATATGCTCGAAATGCTAGGAAGATAGCTTGTCATCTGTGAGAACTTACATTCCAAGTCGCGATCCACAACCTTGATCGCCATTGTAAAGTCAATCCTATAATGCCTTTTCCCAAGCTTTTGTTTGTTACTTCTAACGACAGGCTCGATTGGGACTAGGCGATctcgaagagaagagaagtcCACCTCGATTTCACCAACATACTCGGCGCCTTTCAATGCAGTTAGATATGCCATTCATTAGGATCCTCAAGCTTACCTTCATTGTTGGGATGACTTCTCCTGTAGTGTGATCTTGTCGCATGGTCTGATACGTAAAGCATCTCTCTGCAGATAAAGGGCCGGACGGGCCAGACGTCGAATGACTGCAAGCGAATGGCTCACACTGCCATACAGACGGAACTCATTCTCCCTGTGTTTCAGTCAGTTCTGGAGACTAAAACAGGTCTCTAGACAAATACTTACTAGCTTCAAGACCCAATCGATCGTTTGCTTGATATATGGCATCCCATCGTGACGATCATAGGACGGCTTCAGACCTTCGTGCTCAGGGTACTGTCCAAAGGGCTCAGTTCGTAATATGCCATAACTTGAACGAGCGATCCTCTCTGGCCCATTCGCTTTATCCAGAGCTGTAAGGACAGCCCCTGAGTCTACCGCATTGATGATTGAAGTTCTATATATTTAGTCAGTGACGTAAAAACTCTGGCGTTGGGACACAAACCCTTGCTGAGGCTCCATCAACGTGACGCGAAAATTATGTTCCCGACCGTACTCCTCTAGGAACTCCTGGAGTCTCTGGCTAAGTGAGATTGAGGTTCCCAATCCAAAGATTGGAGATTTAGCTCACGACTTGATCGACAAGTGTCATTGTACGCTAGAAACCTTTGGATTCTCCCGCGACAGTATGCCTGGTTATCAAGCGGTTTGGCCAACACACGCTGCAACATACGACTTGCCAGCGCTCCGAGACCTGGAACTGGGAACACTGATTGATCCCCGACTTCTCCACGAGTGGCTCCTTAGGATGAAGGATCTGCGCTCGCTGTGGGTATATAACGACCTTGCTGACCAACACCTGGTGAATTGGCGGTATATGCTTGATGCGATTCGCGACCATCCGAACGTATCAGGTCCAGATCCAAAGGGCATCCAGTTTGATTTTCCCATCGAATTTTATTACGAAGGGGTAATATGCAAAAATAGCAGTATCGCAACACCGAGGAAGA
This region includes:
- a CDS encoding hypothetical protein (EggNog:ENOG41), translating into MSGSKDDILTQYDADNISNDLLKHLKFLNGKSVSAAAASIDTIFSKEQIMRYSLIILAGIAAVQAAVAAPPVDGHLSARDRTVARAELNSPGGKDWKRAEVDSPGGKDWKRAEVESPGGKDWKRAEVESPGGKDW
- a CDS encoding hypothetical protein (EggNog:ENOG41) yields the protein MSLKFYYKTYSTADITVAVLAELEHGLSEPIAERIEVDLQKGESRTPEYLKGVNPNGLVPAIVHDGVSIWEASAITMYLGETFGVERPPNNKEAPVLYPPPGTSRGKAMTWIVWSSTELGKKGIALGESQASKSKAQLDKAVNELNEKVRILDNSLYDQDYILGDWYSIVDTHLWATVRWLTYMGLDLAAFPALAAWKKKIEQRPAIQQLQQQ
- a CDS encoding hypothetical protein (EggNog:ENOG41), with amino-acid sequence MSLRDIRSSMKRDPDGHGISALGFDGVLRAFDAERNVLDAVGLNPAQIREYYDGLPMPERFLTADGRSVSRQDMFNPNAEDIPRKPTEEDRARTRAYNEALKRRGVSCCVADKSADDGESKSDRI
- a CDS encoding hypothetical protein (EggNog:ENOG41~MEROPS:MER0011726), whose amino-acid sequence is MTEIHGTCDPKFQGVRSLLDKYIKSGEEVGASITIDIDGKEVVDIWGGYADKERTKPWEKDTIVNVFSCTKTITSLAVLMLVDRGLIDVNERVSHYWPEFAQNGKQDVLVRHLLSHTSGVSGWEEPVSVEDVYDTDKAAAMLARQAPWWTPGTASGYQAVCFGHLLGELIKRVSGKSLREFVDTEIAGVLDADFQIGAAENTWDRISPLIPPPPTGVMPEFEEGSARAKTLLNPPFDPSFANTGPWRQAELGGSNGHGNSRSMARILSAITLGGSSQGKKLLSEDTIKLIFQEQASGTDLVLGSSLRFGIGFGLAPSPALPWVPEGNVCYWSGWGGSIIIMDLDRRMTIAYAMNKMAGGLDSSDLAAAYGKTIYQALEK
- a CDS encoding hypothetical protein (EggNog:ENOG41); the protein is MMSLESNSQRTATLRCVFITGVTGFVGGTILSCLLKAHPNVCVKALIREEKSAKELQSVYPNLTPIIGDLSSLSLLTSTAEEADFVIHAGGDNVPAVCAMIDGLSSRVTDGSPMPRLISLTGPRSLIDFSSPITGNLNESSRPWSDILDGHAILNVPKDRIHAGADQAIIAHSASKGVGTMLISPGQLWGRGKGHLKKESNSAFYYAAVKSRGRAFVIGEGTATWSWVSISDLGDAVVFLMDQALSKRRGQVGTNQDGYYFVSTGDLSMVERAKAVSERLGLGEVESVSVDTAREIHPFGPIMWGCGERIRPDKLLELGWRPKQTEWKALMEEEGGERA